TGGTTAATAGTTGCATGTGTTCTAATGTTCTTAAGTGTGTTGCCCCCCCTCTTTATAGAAAGCGATCTAGCAAGCTGGCGTTACAATTTGCCCACTTTGGAAATGCCCTTGATCTATATTTTTGGGGCGGTCATTTTGGTGTGTTTGAGTGGGGCTAATCTAAATCTCAAACAAACATGGATTTTTAAAAGCATGGCGATCGCTTGCACGCTCAATGGAAGCATCGCCCTGATCCAAAGAATTTTTTTAAACATAGGGCGGGTCAGTGGTTGGAGTAGCATCATGGCTTTTGTCGTGCTCACCAGCATCGCCATTTTTGGGTGCTATATCTACGCGCTTTATTCTAAAGAACGGCGTGAAAAGATACTATTTAGTGTAGCCCTCTTGTTAGGTTTTGTGGTCGTGCTTTTCAGCGGAACCCGCACAGCAATGGTTGCCTTTTTTGTCGGCTTTGTCTTCCTTTCTGTATTGGTATTGTATGTCCAGAAGTCTTTACGCGCTCTGACCTACATGTTAGTCATTGTTGCAGGTTTTGCTAGTTTGTTTGCCCTTGATCATTTCCTAGAAAAACGAGGGGTTTTACAAACCGCTAGGTCAACCACCGACTCGTTCACCCACGATCTCAAACTCTATGCTCAAAAGGACCCTGACACTAGCACCGGCCTGCGTTTGGCGCGCTGGAAAGTCGCGTTTGCCATCATGCGTCTTTCGCCTATTTTTGGCATGAGTTCAAGCACCAAGTGTAAGCGACTATCTGAGATTTTAGCTTTGGCGCATTCCTATAGAAAAGCAGAGGATATTAATTGTGCTGAAAGATATGAGAATGAAATTCTTAATACTTTGGCTAGTCGAGGTTTGGTAG
This portion of the Helicobacter felis ATCC 49179 genome encodes:
- a CDS encoding O-antigen ligase family protein, with amino-acid sequence MFLSVLPPLFIESDLASWRYNLPTLEMPLIYIFGAVILVCLSGANLNLKQTWIFKSMAIACTLNGSIALIQRIFLNIGRVSGWSSIMAFVVLTSIAIFGCYIYALYSKERREKILFSVALLLGFVVVLFSGTRTAMVAFFVGFVFLSVLVLYVQKSLRALTYMLVIVAGFASLFALDHFLEKRGVLQTARSTTDSFTHDLKLYAQKDPDTSTGLRLARWKVAFAIMRLSPIFGMSSSTKCKRLSEILALAHSYRKAEDINCAERYENEILNTLASRGLVGLGVLFLFWAVVWLFFWRRLSINPQVSLLVLSMLVFYLVFAMGFDPFSFFTEGSFFMGIVALGVIATQSTKPQRA